In Larimichthys crocea isolate SSNF chromosome VII, L_crocea_2.0, whole genome shotgun sequence, the genomic stretch AGGGAAAAAGTTGTATAATTCTCTCCATATTTGTACAATTTATGTAGAGTGTCCAATTTGTTGTAGTGCTTAAGATCACACTTTATTACAGTCTATTTTTTagctgcagacagcagctggtATAAGTATAACTCTGACTCATCACATGAGAAACTAGGGTTCTGATCCCAAGTGAGTCAACTTGATGGGTCGTATTTAGTGCATTTTAATTCTGAAGAGGGACACAGAAGCTCACAGCTGAGCAGATGGGGCGGAAGGACATCATCCTCTCAATGTGGTAGGCGTTGCTGCCGCTCCATGACTCCCAGTGAGGATACTCTCCTCTCTCcaacacaaactgctgtccACAGAAGCTGGAGTGCTCATATCCTGCCCAGCTGTAGACAGCAAGCAGATAGACACAACATTCAGGACCATTAAGAACAGATTGATCATCAGATGAATCACCTGCTAAAAATGGCTTAGTAGTACATTTGTAGACTTATTTACAGTCAAATAAACCATTAAATAGTCTATTTAGGCATCaatatcttttttaaatgaaagatgTTGCTCAATTTTAAGATTATAAATGTGCTGACAGTTACATCTGATAACTGCTGGGCTCTTTGGCAGACTTACGCGCCACACTCCACCTTCAGGGAGCGGATGTTGTCGACGCCACAATCCATGATGTTCTGGCAGGCTGAGGTAAACTCCACACGCTTCCCCTGGAAGTTCTCCTGGTCATAAACTGTGATCTGGAGAGGACATAAATGCATACATGTAGCATGCACATGccgcacgcacacactgatgtgtgtacagacacacacgtcATTGGCATCATCATCAAATGTACCACTTGTAGTGTAATGTACTGCAATCTACTCATGTTGATCATCATCCTGAGGCGAGACATCACACTCACCTTCCATGGTCCAAGTGGGGTGGGATTAGTCAGAGCCATGCTACTGTGTATCTCAATGCTGATTTACCTTCAGTGTAGAGACAGGGACagtcatatttatgtttatacaTCACACAGGTCAAGCACTAGATGTAAACTATTTCACACCTGTTTTTAAGCTACTGTTTATTAGATATGCAGAAGGagtattatttgtgtgtgtgtgtgtgtgtttgaaatatttttgtgaATATCAGCTGATCATATTATTAAAGGAATCTTGACCTGTATAAAATAATTCATCAACTCTTGCATGTTATCTGTAACCTTTCTTGAAGCTACTACATGCTCACACTAAATGGAGCCAGCTGTTGACGTAGGCACATTGCTATTTGTTCTCCCAGTGCATGGTCAGTATGTCTATGCATTGACCTCTATACATTTACATGGctcagcagaaacaacaaagacaaaagacacaaaaattTAAAGCGACAATGGCCTACACAAGTCTATAAGAAGGAGGGCTTACCTGACCGGCCCCAAAGAAAAGCAGTGCAGTACTCACAGGGGGGCTCCACAAAAACGATGTCCTGAACCCAGAGTAAATGGACCTATTTATACATGCTGGTGCTGAAAAGTAGCTGGGCCTGTTGGTCGGTTCAGGAGTCAGCACATTGCTGTTCCAGTCATTGTTAAGCACTGAGCTACTGGGCTTTAGTTTGACACAGTGGGACTGGATGGAGGGCACCGTGCCCAGTGCAGATAAGCACAAGTTCCAAATGGTCCATGACCAGTGGGCTGGACCAAGTCCCAGCACGGCCTGGTCCAAGAAACAGATCATCACAGATGTGCCAGTGCAACAACACATTTAGTGGTgaagcacaaaaacagaaatggtcGGCTACAGAGAgaacattttgtctctttgacTTTGTAGTTACTGGTATTTAGACTCAAAATGATAGAGGTGTCTAATAAACAAGCTGGATTagaatttttaataatttacttACTGAGTCCTTTGTGCTCCATCTCCAATGTGTGCACCATGTCCACCTCGACTGACCCCACATCTCCCCGCATCTGCATCTCCTGTCACCGTTTCACTCAATCCTATAGTCCCATAGTATAAGCACATCATGCTCAGTCATGCacgcacacagtcacagacGGCAGGCGTGTTCATGCACTCGCACATACATTCAGAGCATACAAAGgaactcacacacatgcacgtttACACAAATCTATTTAGGCTATGATAACTGACCATGTCCTGTACTTTTGTGActttaatcctttttttcctttatggcagtaaaataactaataattaaaaCACTAATTTAAGCCTAAAAACTGTTGCAAAAGCACATTGTACACAAGTGCTGTACTTGAGTACAAATTCAaagtactttacttgagtatttccattctatgcaactttatacttctaccCTGACAACATCTCAGAGGAAAATCTTGTACTTGTTTTTTCATAAACTGAGGGATTAAAAGTTCCTTTATGAGTTGAGCCAAGTTTCGTACTTCCTCAGctaaataaactacaaaaaaaaactgcaaaaatgaTTTGCAGAAGC encodes the following:
- the cryba1a gene encoding crystallin, beta A1a, translating into MALTNPTPLGPWKITVYDQENFQGKRVEFTSACQNIMDCGVDNIRSLKVECGAWAGYEHSSFCGQQFVLERGEYPHWESWSGSNAYHIERMMSFRPICSANHKESKMVLFEKESFMGRQWEINDDYPSLQAMGWDNNEIGSMQVQSGSWVCYQFPGYRGYQYIMECDRHGGEYKHYREWGSHAQSFQVQSLRRIQQ